The Benincasa hispida cultivar B227 chromosome 9, ASM972705v1, whole genome shotgun sequence genome has a segment encoding these proteins:
- the LOC120087178 gene encoding dol-P-Man:Man(5)GlcNAc(2)-PP-Dol alpha-1,3-mannosyltransferase has product MAAKSAKPPRLSASHKYCRNPKLAFAFFLLLADAILVGLIIAYVPYTKIDWDAYMSQVSGFLGGERDYSKLQGDTGPLVYPAGFLYIYSAIQYVTGGEVYPAQILFGVLYIINLGIVLFIYAKTDALPFWSFCLLSLSKRVHSIFMLRLFNDCFAMTLLHAALALVLLRRWNLGLIIFSLAVSIKMNILLYAPPLLLLMLKAIDISGVITALAGAALVQILLALPFIVSHPFAYISRAFNLGRVFIHFWSVNFKFVPEPIFVSKQFAALLLITHLILLAVFAHYKWCKHEGGLFNFIHSQFLSIKLRLAPVSSFPKQISKNNKPSFKLLQEEHVVTMMFVGNFIGILCARSLHYQFYSWYFFSIPYLLWRTPFPTLLRLLLFAGIEFCWNVYPSNMYSSIMLLSLHLILLWGLWTGPAEYPYVHSKASDRKQK; this is encoded by the exons ATGGCTGCCAAATCGGCGAAACCTCCGAGGTTATCAGCCAGCCACAAATATTGTCGAAATCCGAAGCTTGCATTCGCGTTCTTTTTGTTACTGGCCGATGCCATCCTTGTCGGCCTTATCATCGCATATGTCCCCT ATACTAAAATTGATTGGGACGCTTACATGTCACAA GTAAGTGGATTTTTGGGAGGGGAGAGGGATTACAGCAAATTGCAAGGAGACACTGGACCTCTAGTTTATCCAGCTGGGTTCTTGTATATTTATTCTGCCATACAGTATGTCACTGGAGGAGAGGTCTATCCAGCGCAG ATTCTTTTTGGTGTCTTGTACATTATAAATCTGGGAATTGTCTTATTTATCTATGCAAAGACCGATGCG CTTCCGTTCTGGTCTTTTTGCTTACTATCCCTCTCCAAACGAGTGCACTCCATCTTTATGCTTCGTCTCTTCAACGATTGCTTTGCCATGACTCTTCTTCATGCTGCATTGGCCTTAGTTCTTCTACGAAGGTGGAACCTTGGATTAATCATCTTCAG TCTTGCTGTTTCCATAAAGATGAACATTCTTCTATATGCACCACCCTTATTACTTCTGATGTTAAAG GCTATCGATATCAGTGGAGTGATAACAGCTTTAGCTGGGGCAGCTCTTGTGCAG ATTCTTTTGGCACTTCCTTTTATAGTTTCACATCCATTTGCATACATATCAAGAGCTTTCAATCTTGGGCGCGTCTTCATCCACTTTTG GTCCGTTAACTTCAAGTTCGTCCCCGAACCAATATTTGTGTCAAAACAGTTTGCTGCTTTGTTGCTGATTACTCACCTGATATTGTTGGCAGTTTTTGCTCATTACAAGTGGTGCAA GCATGAAGGTGGGCTTTTCAATTTCATCCATTCTCAATTTCTCTCTATTAAACTTAGATTGGCTCCTGTAAGTTCCTTTCCCAAGCAGATATCTAAGAATAACAAGCCATCCTTCAAGTTACTCCAGGAAGAAC ATGTTGTAACAATGATGTTTGTTGGGAATTTCATTGGTATTTTGTGTGCTCGATCACTGCATTATCAGTTCTACTCATG GTATTTCTTTTCCATTCCATATCTGTTGTGGAGGACACCGTTTCCTACATTATTACG tTTGCTTCTGTTTGCAGGGATAGAGTTTTGTTGGAATGTCTATCCTTCAAATATGTACTCCTCCATCATGCTTCTAAGTCTTCACCTAATTTTGCTTTGGGGTTTGTGGACTGGACCAGCTGAGTATCCTTATGTTCACAGCAAAGCATCAGatagaaaacaaaaatga